In Topomyia yanbarensis strain Yona2022 chromosome 2, ASM3024719v1, whole genome shotgun sequence, one DNA window encodes the following:
- the LOC131680030 gene encoding uncharacterized protein LOC131680030: MRSKKAKKNDKRRSSRAASQLGADWYCGFGTDFLSQTNSAMATNGVYNGVAMMTSGTFEAGTWGQQGGKRDGRCAEPDLQELLARFWELETCHVNSTHSVEETACEELFERTTVRDAEGKFVVTLPRKEFAIARLGESKNIAHKRFLNLERRLDANLELKAMYREFIHEYLLMGHMKEISDESCDDPVYYMPHHAVLKPDNTTTKLRVVFDGSCRASSGISLNDTLMVGPVVQDDLISIITRFRLHRFALVADVAKMYRMVRVQPSHLQRILWRESPEESVNPFELTTVTYGTASAPYLATKCLKKLGEDSESTHPIAARVIQEDFYVDDMLSGADSIEEANALISELTQVANSAGFTLRKWNSNSAKLLSRLPKNLRDERSTLELDSSSSTVKTLGLRWDTGSDSFCFSFPQWRSNSAAITKRSIHSDAACLFDPPGLVGPVVVQAKIFIQQLWRLKCDWDDPLDESLQEVWKEYKQNLMAFESLSVPRWIGCSNDWSEDQLHGFCDASEVAYGACLYLRWTALDGTITTRFITSKSRVAPLENLKTKKKKVSIPRLELSSALLLSHLFEKFTRNAPVKSAYFGTDSMIVKHWLVSQPSRWQAFVANRVSEIQHLTKDGTWNHVPGIENPTDLISRVMSPAQLQYQSLWFEGPLWMSQMGQYWPKAVEPEPDQIEPALLEERPSSSFPTQALPPSDIFGMRSSYTKILRLALLLRFRFNAQTCNMQSRKTGNISHDELEQSVLVLVCLSQQECFSAELRSLTKNGQVHEGSTINSLRPRLSADGVIRVGGRLLHAPIPASRKHPFILDSHHPFATLIVRHYHLRLFHAGQLLLIASVREKFWPTAIHSLARKVIHECVVCFKRKPKALEQLMADLPPELVTPSSPFLKVGVDYCGPFFIRYPNCRTQPVKSYVAIFVFLAVKAVHLELVADLTTQAFLAALKRFVARRGKPQLRAITLQHAVIKDAENDNIEFRFIPPRSPNFGGLWEAQVKSFKNHFRKTIGLRTLTVDEMLTALAQIEAILNSRPLTPVSSDPNDFEALTPGHFLMHRPLTAIPEPDLQDIPISRLSMWQRAQGLAQQMWKKWSTQYLSDLHNRTKWTRQRDSVAEGMMVLLKDENTSPLKWNLGRVVKIFYGADGNIRVVTVRTKDGCFDRAISKICVLPIRDNVKESMAVGN; encoded by the exons atgagaagtaagaaagcaaaaaaaaacgataaa CGTCGATCTAGCAGAGCTGCATCTCAGCTGGGTGCCGACTGGTATTGCGGCTTCGGCACCGACTTCCTATCGCAAACCAATTCAGCGATGGCGACGAACGGCGTCTACAATGGCGTCGCAATGATGACGTCGGGAACTTTCGAAGCCGGAACGTGGGGTCAGCAGGGTGGCAAACGAGACGGGCGGTGTGCCGAGC CGGATCTACAAGAGTTGCTTGCAAGGTTCTGGGAGCTTGAAACCTGTCATGTCAACAGTACTCATTCGGTTGAAGAGACTGCCTGCGAGGAACTGTTTGAAAGAACAACCGTGCGCGATGCTGAAGGTAAATTTGTCGTTACCCTACCAAGGAAAGAGTTTGCCATCGCAAGACTGGGAGAATCGAAAAATATCGCACACAAACGATTCCTTAATCTCGAGAGAAGACTCGACGCAAACCTTGAACTAAAGGCAATGTACCGCGAGTTTATCCACGAATATCTGTTGATGGGCCATATGAAGGAAATTAGCGATGAGTCCTGTGATGATCCGGTTTACTACATGCCGCATCACGCAGTCCTGAAACCGGACAATACTACAACAAAACTACGAGTTGTCTTCGACGGATCTTGTCGTGCGTCTAGCGGAATTTCCCTGAACGACACGCTAATGGTGGGACCCGTCGTACAGGATGATTTGATATCGATCATCACCCGTTTCCGACTGCATCGGTTTGCGCTTGTGGCTGACGTAGCCAAAATGTACCGGATGGTTCGTGTGCAGCCATCACACCTACAACGGATTCTTTGGAGGGAATCGCCGGAAGAATCGGTAAACCCCTTCGAGCTAACTACAGTCACGTACGGGACTGCAAGTGCACCGTATCTTGCGACGAAGTGTTTGAAGAAACTAGGTGAAGACAGTGAGTCGACTCACCCCATTGCCGCTAGGGTAATCCAAGAAGACTTTTACGTCGATGATATGCTGTCAGGAGCCGATAGCATCGAAGAAGCTAATGCATTGATTTCGGAACTGACCCAGGTAGCCAACTCAGCCGGTTTCACACTCAGAAAGTGGAACTCCAATTCTGCTAAGTTGCTTTCAAGACTGCCGAAAAATCTGCGAGATGAACGATCCACTCTGGAGTTAGATTCATCCAGTTCTACTGTGAAAACACTTGGTTTGCGGTGGGACACTGGTTCGGATAGTTTTTGCTTTAGTTTTCCACAGTGGCGATCGAATTCCGCCGCCATAACCAAGCGTAGTATCCACTCAGATGCAGCGTGTCTGTTTGACCCGCCAGGATTAGTGGGACCAGTAGTTGTACAGGCGAAGATTTTTATACAGCAACTCTGGCGTCTGAAGTGCGATTGGGACGACCCGTTGGATGAATCACTACAAGAAGTTTGGAAAGAATACAAGCAAAATTTGATGGCTTTTGAATCGTTATCAGTTCCCCGTTGGATTGGCTGCAGTAATGATTGGTCCGAAGATCAACTACACGGATTTTGCGATGCATCAGAGGTCGCATATGGAGCCTGTCTTTACCTTCGTTGGACGGCTTTAGATGGAACAATCACAACACGTTTCATTACGTCCAAGTCCAGAGTAGCACCACTGGAAAATCTGAAGACCAAGAAAAAGAAAGTATCCATTCCTCGATTGGAACTGTCATCGGCCCTTCTACTCAGTCATCTGTTCGAAAAGTTCACCCGAAACGCACCTGTTAAGTCGGCCTACTTTGGGACAGACTCGATGATAGTCAAGCACTGGTTAGTATCTCAGCCATCACGATGGCAAGCGTTCGTAGCAAATCGAGTGTCGGAAATTCAGCATCTCACCAAGGACGGAACTTGGAACCACGTACCAGGAATTGAAAATCCCACAGACCTGATTTCTCGAGTGATGTCACCAGCTCAACTACAATATCAGTCTCTGTGGTTCGAGGGTCCCTTGTGGATGTCGCAAATGGGACAATATTGGCCGAAAGCTGTAGAGCCTGAACCAGATCAGATAGAGCCTGCATTGCTGGAAGAGCGACCGTCGTCATCATTTCCTACTCAAGCACTGCCACCTAGCGACATCTTTGGAATGCGTTCGTCATACACCAAAATTCTTCGACTAGCGCTTCTTCTGCGCTTCAGATTCAACGCACAAACCTGTAATATGCAGTCCAGAAAAACCGGAAATATTTCGCACGATGAATTAGAGCAATCGGTGCTCGTGCTGGTTTGTCTATCGCAGCAGGAGTGCTTTTCAGCAGAGTTGCGCAGCTTAACAAAGAATGGTCAAGTTCATGAAGGATCCACTATCAATAGTCTACGTCCACGTTTGTCTGCTGATGGTGTAATTCGCGTTGGCGGTCGGCTTCTCCATGCGCCGATACCAGCTTCCAGGAAGCATCCGTTCATCTTGGATAGTCATCATCCTTTTGCAACTCTAATTGTGAGGCATTATCATCTACGTTTGTTTCACGCCGGACAGCTATTGCTGATTGCTTCCGTTCGAGAGAAGTTTTGGCCAACCGCTATTCACAGCTTGGCCAGAAAAGTGATCCACGAGTGCGTAGTGTGTTTCAAACGAAAGCCCAAGGCGTTAGAGCAGCTTATGGCAGATCTCCCGCCTGAACTTGTCACTCCATCTTCACCGTTTTTGAAAGTAGGAGTGGATTATTGTGGTCCGTTCTTCATCAGATATCCTAATTGTCGTACTCAGCCAGTGAAGAGTTACGTGGCGATATTTGTATTCCTCGCTGTGAAGGCAGTTCATCTAGAGCTCGTAGCAGATCTGACAACTCAAGCGTTCCTAGCTGCATTGAAGCGATTTGTAGCCCGTCGAGGAAAACCACAACTACGTGCGATAACGCTACAAC ATGCTGTTATCAAGGATGCGGAAAACGATAACATCGAATTTCGCTTCATTCCACCTCGCAGCCCTAACTTTGGAGGGCTATGGGAGGCACAAGTGAAGTCATTTAAGAATCACTTTCGGAAGACAATCGGTTTGAGGACTCTCACCGTCGATGAAATGCTAACAGCTTTAGCGCAGATCGAAGCTATCCTCAACTCGCGTCCACTGACACCGGTCAGCAGCGACCCGAACGATTTCGAAGCGCTCACTCCAGGGCACTTTTTAATGCATCGGCCTTTGACTGCGATCCCAGAACCCGACCTTCAGGATATACCAATCAGTAGACTTTCTATGTGGCAGCGAGCCCAAGGTCTCGCTCAGCAAATGTGGAAGAAGTGGAGCACTCAGTACCTGTCTGACCTTCACAATCGCACTAAGTGGACTAGGCAACGAGACAGCGTGGCAGAAGGAATGATGGTTTTATTGAAGGACGAGAATACATCTCCGCTGAAGTGGAACCTAGGACGAGTAGTGAAGATCTTCTACGGAGCAGATGGCAACATCCGAGTTGTCACCGTGCGTACCAAGGACGGCTGTTTCGACAGAGCGATATCCAAAATCTGCGTTCTTCCAATCCGGGACAACGTCAAGGAATCAATGGCAGTTGGGAACTAA